A genomic window from Equus caballus isolate H_3958 breed thoroughbred chromosome 5, TB-T2T, whole genome shotgun sequence includes:
- the TCHHL1 gene encoding trichohyalin-like protein 1 yields the protein MPRLLRDVLCVTETFHKYAREDGDEATLTCRELRRLIQGEFGDILQPRAIHAVQRNLNLLDIDSDGTISFDEFVLAIFNLLNYCYLDIQSLLNSEPRQVSKPEEKPDSMDLQATNETGQWTEETPPTQDKVLFPSGIASSAQLSLNERGAVGHNRIDPQGDTQTHKLPIEEFGHSDPENQHLEGAEQSQKVAQDVPATGDSGAQLETNKPMVGSELISSPTKGEGQDKEIPREGDKPAREQSGTKTREQFGEHKGKLGTQSSPPKETTQRPSEDQEAAAEKGVKEHSKAQELPLEGKDEPSSEHADLPEQAAAWEPFQTQKSTDPEDDSRTAETQEPGKDADRTPPETKNALEPEDDGRTPETQEPPSQEKEYEKKDLPVQGDSRNVSETPNVRAEWKEGRGSEAHGSAGQKESERKSQLPVLEDQKQDGKYQELQASSKARDAEEVSKTRELSSEGVDQNHPEIEGAITPGEEARHAEEGTTESLVSSKNAPAAEGTPGVRERTQELASLENQSGEENKGVTKTHDKLIEEDDGYHREGPEPTVTQNDEGYSKTPNSLTPQDGDNSSETSDLPVQGNSQSQVDPLRESMQESHSDNPDNQKRVAPGEKNRAQEAVVLAVRGEDDQLTKEGEQPAREEHKSQGSGTKSPGPAVEPSGHPEAQESTAGHENRKSLETQIPGALDADFTDQLSITQLPTKEDSRKEQKFQGPSTKEEEGGVPGTHEAPVKSPDEDNSASPKTHLEETATLEEDDESPQELAGEGNDQPNPAKKGHDSSVPQSGLEERTQRDQEPCSVERGAVYSSPLYEYLQEKITQQTDITQEEHQNQTQTARALSQGIELCHDQSSASLTSDSQASQQHGREFLPDEDPTDVQQTSAPQAVEDKQGRLRERNQDHTGVRAPHSNEA from the exons ATGCCTCGACTCCTGAGAGATGTCCTCTGCGTAACTGAGACATTCCACAAGTACGCAAGGGAGGATGGTGACGAGGCAACACTGACCTGCAGAGAGCTAAGACGGCTCATCCAGGGCGAGTTTGGGGACATTCTTCAG CCACGTGCCATTCATGCTGTGCAGAGAAATTTGAATCTTCTGGATATTGACAGTGATGGCACCATCAGTTTTGATGAATTTGTTCTTGCAATCTTCAACTTGTTGAACTACTGTTATCTTGATATACAATCATTACTAAATTCAGAACCAAGACAAGTGTCTAAACCAGAGGAAAAGCCAGATAGTATGGATCTTCAGGCAACCAATGAAACTGGCCAGTGGACAGAGGAAACTCCACCAACTCAAGACAAAGTGCTGTTTCCTTCAGGAATAGCATCGTCAGCTCAACTCAGCCTTAATGAAAGGGGAGCAGTTGGACATAACAGGATAGACCCACAGGGAGACACTCAGACTCACAAACTGCCTATAGAAGAATTTGGGCACAGTGATCCTGAGAACCAACATCTGGAAGGAGCTGAACAGAGCCAGAAAGTGGCCCAAGATGTACCAGCAACAGGAGACAGTGGGGCCCAACTTGAGACAAATAAGCCAATGGTAGGATCAGAACTGATCAGCAGTCCCACAAAGGGGGAGGGACAGGATAAGGAGATTCCAAGGGAGGGAGATAAACCAGCCAGGGAGCAAAGTGGCACTAAGACAAGAGAGCAATTTGGAGAACATAAAGGGAAGTTGGGGACCCAAAGTTCTCCACCAAAAGAGACAACACAGAGGCCATCTGAAGATCAGGAAGCTGCAGCAGAAAAGGGTGTTAAGGAACACTCTAAAGCACAAGAACTTCCACTAGAAGGTAAAGATGAGCCCAGTTCAGAGCATGCTGACCTGCCAGAACAAGCTGCTGCCTGGGAACCATTTCAGACACAGAAATCAACTGATCCTGAGGATGATAGTAGAACAGCTGAGACTCAAGAACCAGGAAAGGATGCTGACAGGACACCACCTGAGACAAAGAATGCACTTGAACCTGAGGATGATGGTAGAACACCTGAGACCCAGGAACCACCATCACaggaaaaagaatatgaaaaaaaggaCCTGCCAGTCCAGGGTGATAGCAGAAATGTTTCAGAAACACCCAATGTTAGAGCCGAATGGAAAGAGGGGAGAGGTTCTGAGGCCCATGGGTCAGCAGGGcagaaagaaagtgagagaaaatCTCAGTTACCAGTCCTGGAAGACCAAAAACAGGATGGGAAGTATCAGGAACTCCAGGCATCATCGAAAGCAAGGGATGCTGAAGAAGTTTCTAAGACACGAGAGTTAAGCTCAGAAGGAGTAGATCAGAATCATCCTGAAATTGAAGGAGCAATCACCCCAGGAGAAGAGGCAAGACACGCTGAGGAAGGCACAACAGAATCACTTGTGAGCAGCAAAAATGCCCCTGCAGCAGAAGGGACACCAGGAGTGAGAGAAAGAACACAGGAGTTGGCATCACTTGAGAAccagtctggagaagaaaatAAGGGGGTCACCAAGACTCATGACAAGCTCATTGAAGAGGATGATGGTTACCATAGGGAGGGTCCTGAACCAACAGTCACACAGAATGATGAGGGGTATTCCAAAACCCCCAACAGCCTGACTCCACAGGATGGTGACAACAGCTCAGAGACAAGTGACCTACCTGTGCAAGGGAATTCGCAGAGTCAAGTAGACCCACTCAGAGAGTCCATGCAAGAAAGTCACAGTGATAACCCAGATAACCAGAAACGGGTAGCACCAGGTGAGAAAAACAGAGCTCAGGAGGCAGTGGTGCTGGCAGTGAGAGGAGAGGATGACCAGCTCACCAAGGAAGGGGAACAGCCTGCCAGAGAAGAGCACAAGAGTCAGGGCTCAGGGACCAAAAGCCCAGGCCCCGCTGTGGAGCCCAGTGGACACCCAGAGGCACAGGAGTCCACAGCAGGACATGAAAACAGGAAGTCCCTGGAGACACAGATCCCAGGTGCCCTGGATGCAGACTTCACTGACCAGCTTTCCATAACACAGCTCCCTACAAAGGAAGACAGTAGAAAAGAGCAAAAGTTCCAGGGCCCAAGTACCAAAGAAGAGGAAGGTGGAGTACCAGGGACTCATGAGGCTCCAGTAAAAAGTCCAGATGAGGACAATTCAGCCTCCCCCAAGACACACCTTGAGGAAACTGCAACATTGGAGGAAGACGATGAAAGCCCCCAAGAGCTGGCAGGTGAAGGTAATGACCAACCAAATCCAGCCAAGAAAGGACATGATTCTTCAGTCCCCCAGTCAGGCCTTGAAGAGAGGACACAGAGGGACCAAgagccctgttctgtggagagGGGTGCAGTCTATTCCAGTCCACTGTATGAGTACCTGCAGGAGAAGATAACGCAGCAAACAGACATAACCCAAGAGGAGCATCAAAATCAAACTCAGACAGCCAGGGCATTGAGCCAGGGCATTGAACTCTGCCATGACCAGTCGAGTGCATCCCTCACCAGTGACAGCCAAGCATCACAGCAGCACGGCAGGGAATTTCTGCCTGATGAGGATCCTACTGATGTACAGCAAACGTCAGCTCCCCAGGCCGTGGAAGATAAGCAGGGCCGCCTCAGAGAGAGGAACCAGGATCACACAGGGGTGAGAGCACCACACAGCAATGAAGCATGA